One genomic segment of Mesoterricola silvestris includes these proteins:
- the tilS gene encoding tRNA lysidine(34) synthetase TilS yields the protein MNRRETQWLGEVLGRGDGVRDGRVLVACSGGGDSLALLSFLWAARRSLGLELVVAHADHGLRPEAREEAALVRDLCRSADLDLVEASLDVRAHAKATGQGLETAARELRWGWLRAQAESCSALAVATGHTLDDHTETVLVRLARGGGAGCLTPLAARQGPRWSPLIQARRSDLRAYLKAKGVAWREDASNANPFTPRNRWRVLLDPMRREAPSLDAHLWETHLQVEELAAFKDAQVARWRGTRWDVDPGGLRLARGWAGPELRWVLDAAFQERDWPREAALLRDLAAWMLPHLVRRPGAPKTWGGWHLSGTGEGPADSAQESLFPWTLKRC from the coding sequence GTGAACCGCCGGGAGACCCAGTGGCTCGGCGAGGTGCTGGGCCGGGGCGACGGCGTCCGGGACGGCAGGGTGCTCGTGGCCTGCTCCGGCGGCGGGGATTCCCTGGCCCTCCTTTCCTTCCTGTGGGCCGCGCGCCGCTCCCTGGGCCTCGAGCTGGTGGTGGCCCACGCCGACCACGGGCTGCGCCCCGAGGCCCGCGAGGAGGCCGCGCTGGTGCGGGACCTCTGCCGCTCCGCGGACCTGGACCTGGTGGAGGCCTCCCTGGACGTGAGGGCCCACGCCAAGGCCACGGGCCAGGGCCTGGAGACCGCCGCCCGGGAGCTGCGCTGGGGCTGGCTCCGGGCCCAGGCCGAAAGCTGCTCGGCCCTCGCCGTGGCCACGGGCCACACCCTGGACGACCACACGGAGACCGTCCTCGTGCGCCTGGCCCGGGGGGGCGGGGCGGGCTGCCTCACGCCCCTGGCGGCGCGCCAGGGCCCGCGCTGGTCGCCCCTCATCCAGGCGCGGCGGAGCGACCTGCGCGCCTACCTCAAGGCCAAGGGCGTGGCCTGGCGCGAGGACGCCAGCAACGCCAACCCCTTCACCCCCCGGAACCGCTGGCGGGTGCTCCTGGACCCCATGCGCCGGGAGGCGCCGAGCCTGGACGCCCACCTGTGGGAGACCCACCTGCAAGTGGAGGAGCTGGCCGCCTTCAAGGACGCCCAGGTGGCGCGCTGGCGCGGAACGCGGTGGGACGTGGACCCGGGCGGGCTGCGCCTCGCCCGGGGCTGGGCGGGCCCCGAGCTGCGCTGGGTGCTGGACGCCGCCTTCCAGGAGCGGGACTGGCCGCGGGAGGCGGCCCTCCTGCGGGACCTCGCGGCCTGGATGCTCCCCCACCTGGTTCGCCGCCCCGGCGCCCCCAAGACCTGGGGCGGCTGGCACCTGTCCGGCACGGGGGAAGGCCCGGCAGATTCGGCCCAGGAAAGCTTATTTCCATGGACCTTGAAGCGATGTTGA
- a CDS encoding type I glyceraldehyde-3-phosphate dehydrogenase: MRIAINGLGRVGRQVLRRIHGVPGLELVGVNDPADAATLAHLVTYDSVHGKAPFPVEVQAGHLVLDGLPVPLSAAPDPARTPFGDLGAEVVLECSGRFTRRAEAAGHLRGSVRHVVISAPSPDADATVVPGVNASRREVLSAACPATHALSLLVGALDAAFGVEAGLATAVESYGNDQRILDLPHADPRMARAAAMSMIPAPTDMARCLGEALPWTRGRFEALAVRVPTPDVSILDLGATLRTDADLESVHAALRRAGDGAPGLVQFLEAPLVSVDLRGREASCIVDPWLTRIHAPRFVKVFAWYDNEAAYAARLRDLCLELAR, translated from the coding sequence ATGCGCATCGCCATCAACGGTCTGGGACGCGTCGGGCGCCAGGTCCTGCGCCGGATCCACGGGGTGCCCGGGCTGGAGCTGGTGGGCGTCAACGACCCCGCCGACGCCGCCACCCTGGCCCACCTGGTGACCTACGACTCCGTGCACGGGAAGGCGCCCTTCCCGGTGGAGGTCCAGGCGGGGCACCTCGTCCTGGACGGCCTCCCGGTGCCCCTTTCCGCCGCGCCGGACCCCGCCCGGACCCCCTTCGGCGACCTGGGGGCGGAGGTGGTGCTGGAGTGCTCGGGGCGCTTCACCCGGCGCGCGGAGGCCGCCGGCCATCTGCGGGGAAGCGTCCGCCACGTGGTCATCAGCGCCCCCTCCCCGGACGCCGACGCCACCGTGGTGCCCGGCGTCAACGCCTCCCGCCGGGAGGTGCTCAGCGCGGCCTGCCCCGCCACCCACGCCCTCTCCCTCCTGGTGGGGGCCCTGGACGCGGCCTTCGGCGTGGAGGCCGGCCTGGCCACCGCCGTGGAAAGCTACGGCAACGACCAGCGCATCCTCGACCTGCCCCACGCCGATCCGCGCATGGCGCGGGCCGCCGCCATGAGCATGATCCCCGCCCCCACCGACATGGCCCGGTGCCTGGGGGAGGCGCTGCCCTGGACCCGGGGCCGCTTCGAGGCCCTGGCCGTGCGTGTTCCCACGCCGGACGTGAGCATCCTGGACCTGGGCGCCACCCTGCGGACCGACGCGGACCTGGAATCCGTGCACGCCGCCCTGCGCCGGGCCGGGGATGGCGCCCCGGGCCTCGTCCAGTTCCTGGAGGCCCCCCTGGTGAGCGTGGATCTGCGGGGACGCGAGGCCAGTTGCATCGTGGACCCCTGGCTCACCCGCATCCACGCCCCCCGCTTCGTCAAGGTCTTCGCCTGGTACGACAACGAGGCCGCCTACGCCGCGCGGCTCAGGGACCTCTGCCTGGAGCTCGCCCGATGA
- the gap gene encoding type I glyceraldehyde-3-phosphate dehydrogenase: MTKIGINGFGRIGRMVFRAAVKHFPDLEIVGINDLLEPEYLAYMLQYDSVHGRFQGDIKVDGNTLVVNGKKIRLTQEKDPANLKWSEVGAEIVIESTGLFLDKETASAHLKAGARKVILSAPSKDDTPMFVYGVNHDTYAGQDIISNASCTTNCLAPVAKVLHDSFGIKRGLMTTVHAATATQKTVDGPSKKDWRGGRGILENIIPSSTGAAKAVGKVIPSLNKKLTGMAFRVPTSDVSVVDLTCELEKPASMEDICKAMKAAADGPLKGVLAYTTDKVVSTDFRGESCTSTFDADASIVLDPTFVKVVSWYDNEWGYSCKVLEMAKVVAKK, from the coding sequence ATGACAAAGATCGGGATCAACGGGTTCGGGCGAATCGGCCGGATGGTGTTTCGCGCGGCCGTGAAACATTTTCCGGACCTCGAGATCGTGGGGATCAACGATCTCCTCGAGCCCGAGTACCTCGCCTACATGCTCCAGTACGACTCCGTGCACGGGCGCTTCCAGGGCGACATCAAGGTGGACGGCAACACCCTCGTGGTCAACGGGAAGAAGATCCGCCTCACCCAGGAGAAGGACCCCGCCAACCTCAAGTGGAGCGAGGTGGGCGCCGAGATCGTCATCGAGTCCACGGGCCTGTTCCTGGACAAGGAGACCGCCAGCGCGCACCTGAAGGCCGGGGCCCGCAAGGTCATCCTCAGCGCCCCCTCCAAGGACGACACCCCCATGTTCGTCTACGGGGTGAACCACGACACCTACGCCGGCCAGGACATCATCTCCAACGCCAGCTGCACCACCAACTGCCTGGCCCCCGTGGCCAAGGTGCTCCACGATTCCTTCGGCATCAAGCGCGGCCTCATGACCACCGTCCACGCCGCCACCGCCACCCAGAAGACCGTCGACGGCCCCTCCAAGAAGGACTGGCGCGGGGGCCGCGGCATCCTGGAGAACATCATCCCCAGCTCCACCGGCGCCGCCAAGGCCGTGGGCAAGGTCATCCCCTCCCTCAACAAGAAGCTCACGGGCATGGCCTTCCGCGTGCCCACCTCCGACGTCTCCGTGGTGGACCTCACCTGCGAGCTGGAGAAGCCCGCGAGCATGGAGGACATCTGCAAGGCCATGAAGGCCGCCGCCGACGGCCCCCTCAAGGGCGTCCTGGCCTACACCACCGACAAGGTGGTCTCCACGGACTTCCGGGGCGAGAGCTGCACCTCGACCTTCGACGCCGACGCCAGCATCGTGCTGGATCCCACCTTCGTGAAGGTGGTCTCCTGGTACGACAACGAGTGGGGCTATTCCTGCAAGGTGCTCGAGATGGCCAAGGTCGTCGCGAAGAAGTAG
- the ftsH gene encoding ATP-dependent zinc metalloprotease FtsH: MNSMMKSALVWIGIIALVLLALKQIPTNNRVNEIPFSTFYTEGVEGKYKSVTLTGVDIEGTYKTPVKSAKGESIDKFKTVAPPMQDLGKAILGWKQEGQLEEFKAAKPSENNFMYMLVFWGPLLVFVVLWFVFMRQAQMGGNKALSFGKARARGLNTSARRVTFADVAGCDEAKEELQEIVEFLKDPAKFVKLGGKIPKGVLLMGPPGTGKTLLARAISGEAKVQFFSISGSDFVEMFVGVGASRVRDLFEQGKKNAPCIIFIDEIDAVGRHRGAGLGGGHDEREQTLNQLLVEMDGFEGNEGVILIAATNRPDVLDPALLRPGRFDRRVVVDRPDLKGRFEILKVHTADKIPLSPDVDLEVIARGTPGFAGADLANLCNEAALYAARTSKKWVEMIDFEQAKDKVFMGSERKSMAMSDEDKRDTAYHEAGHAVVAASIPNADPVHKVTIIPRGRALGVTWQLPERDRYSSTRERMEGEIAILMGGRVAEEAFFDRLSTGAANDIERATQIARRMVCDYGMSEKLGPLSFGQGEHEIFLGRDFSQRRDFSEDTARLIDSEVHAIVMRNFERAKTIIREKREILVGLAEALLVRETLDAVDVTRLMNGEVLPPKPPPSAAEAKSMDLPPDAGLKPALSPA; encoded by the coding sequence TTGAATTCCATGATGAAAAGCGCGCTGGTGTGGATCGGGATCATCGCCCTGGTCCTCCTGGCGCTAAAGCAGATCCCCACCAACAACCGCGTCAACGAGATCCCCTTCTCGACGTTCTACACCGAAGGGGTGGAGGGCAAGTACAAGAGCGTAACCCTCACCGGGGTGGACATCGAGGGCACCTACAAGACCCCGGTGAAGTCGGCCAAGGGCGAGAGCATCGACAAGTTCAAGACCGTCGCCCCCCCCATGCAGGACCTGGGCAAGGCCATCCTGGGCTGGAAGCAGGAAGGCCAGCTGGAGGAGTTCAAGGCCGCCAAACCCAGTGAGAACAACTTCATGTACATGCTGGTCTTCTGGGGGCCGCTGCTGGTCTTCGTGGTGCTCTGGTTCGTCTTCATGCGCCAGGCCCAGATGGGCGGCAACAAGGCTCTGAGCTTCGGCAAGGCCCGGGCCCGGGGGCTCAACACCTCGGCCCGCCGCGTCACCTTCGCCGACGTGGCCGGCTGCGACGAGGCCAAGGAGGAGCTGCAGGAGATCGTCGAATTCCTGAAGGACCCCGCCAAGTTCGTGAAGCTGGGCGGCAAGATCCCCAAGGGCGTCCTGCTCATGGGCCCTCCGGGCACCGGCAAGACCCTCCTGGCCCGCGCCATCTCCGGCGAGGCCAAGGTGCAGTTCTTCTCCATCTCCGGTTCCGACTTCGTGGAGATGTTCGTGGGCGTGGGCGCCTCCAGGGTCCGCGACCTCTTCGAGCAGGGCAAGAAGAACGCCCCCTGCATCATCTTCATCGACGAGATCGACGCCGTGGGGCGCCACCGGGGCGCGGGCCTGGGCGGCGGCCATGACGAGCGCGAGCAGACCCTGAACCAGCTCCTGGTGGAGATGGACGGCTTCGAGGGCAACGAGGGGGTCATCCTCATCGCCGCCACCAACCGCCCCGACGTGCTCGACCCCGCCCTGCTCCGTCCCGGCCGCTTCGACCGGCGCGTGGTGGTGGACCGGCCCGACCTCAAGGGCCGCTTCGAGATCCTGAAGGTGCACACCGCCGACAAGATCCCCCTCAGCCCCGACGTGGACCTGGAAGTCATCGCCCGCGGCACCCCCGGCTTCGCCGGCGCCGACCTGGCCAACCTCTGCAACGAGGCCGCCCTCTACGCCGCCCGCACCAGCAAGAAGTGGGTGGAGATGATCGACTTCGAGCAGGCCAAGGACAAGGTCTTCATGGGCTCGGAACGCAAGTCCATGGCCATGAGCGACGAGGACAAGCGCGACACCGCCTACCACGAGGCCGGCCACGCCGTGGTCGCCGCCTCCATCCCCAACGCGGACCCCGTGCACAAGGTCACCATCATCCCCCGGGGCCGCGCCCTGGGCGTCACCTGGCAGTTGCCGGAGCGGGACCGCTACTCCTCCACCCGGGAGCGCATGGAGGGCGAGATCGCCATCCTCATGGGCGGCCGCGTGGCGGAGGAGGCCTTCTTCGACCGCCTCTCCACCGGCGCCGCCAACGACATCGAGCGCGCCACCCAGATCGCCCGCCGCATGGTGTGCGACTACGGCATGAGCGAGAAGCTCGGGCCCCTCAGCTTCGGCCAGGGCGAGCACGAGATCTTCCTGGGCCGGGACTTCAGCCAGCGCCGGGACTTCTCCGAGGACACGGCGCGCCTCATCGATTCCGAGGTGCACGCCATCGTCATGCGCAACTTCGAGCGGGCCAAGACCATCATCCGCGAGAAGCGGGAGATCCTGGTGGGCCTGGCCGAGGCGCTCCTGGTGCGCGAGACCCTGGACGCCGTGGACGTCACCCGGCTCATGAACGGCGAGGTGCTGCCCCCCAAGCCGCCCCCGTCGGCCGCCGAGGCCAAGTCCATGGACCTCCCCCCCGACGCGGGGCTGAAGCCCGCCCTCAGCCCGGCGTGA
- a CDS encoding PadR family transcriptional regulator, which translates to MNPDVFENLRLELRRGSLVLAVLAELRAERYGYTLRKSLAEHGLDLDESTLYPLLRRLEAQGLLLSEWREEEKRNKRFYRLSPDGTATLALLLEEWRGISRSLTQIL; encoded by the coding sequence ATGAATCCAGACGTCTTCGAAAACCTGCGCCTCGAACTGCGCCGGGGCAGCCTGGTGCTGGCGGTGCTGGCCGAACTGCGCGCGGAGCGCTACGGCTACACCCTGCGCAAATCCCTGGCCGAGCATGGCCTGGACCTGGACGAAAGCACCCTCTACCCCCTCCTGCGCCGCCTGGAGGCCCAGGGCCTCCTCCTCAGCGAGTGGCGGGAGGAGGAGAAACGGAACAAGCGCTTCTACCGCCTGTCCCCGGACGGCACGGCCACCCTGGCCCTGCTCCTGGAGGAATGGCGCGGCATTTCCCGATCCCTGACGCAGATTCTCTGA
- the folP gene encoding dihydropteroate synthase, giving the protein MTAWQTAIGALDLREPLDLGILNITPDSFSDGGRFMDPARALQQARNLLAQGARALDLGAESTRPGSRGVSPEEEWARLEPVLALFASALPGIPLSLDTRHAEVAARGLRLGVAIINDVTGFQEPGLLHVARNSDCGLIAMRSRLADGALAMPPYGGAGDESAAGAVSELANVKDRLLGAGVEPGRILLDPGFGFGTTFGEDLALWEALPALPAALDWPVERFCIGISRKRFLAWRAGNPGLAPLARDPLGARAHLEAAALGYRVFRTHAVTRPVIRPALPEDARALAQVQVDAWRATYPGILPESLLAALSVDTSAAAFAQTLAEARPRWAIHALETRGTLVGFAVAGPCRDADTAEAGEIHAIYLVKEAWGQGLGRALADRALEGLREAGFPEAVLWVMERNTRARHFYERNGWEPTAARRTEWQDGIALRLMRYRLTLAPAAPGL; this is encoded by the coding sequence GTGACCGCCTGGCAAACGGCCATCGGCGCCCTGGACCTCCGGGAGCCCCTCGACCTCGGCATTCTCAACATCACGCCGGATTCCTTCAGCGACGGGGGCCGGTTCATGGATCCCGCCCGGGCCCTCCAGCAGGCCAGGAATCTCCTGGCCCAGGGGGCCCGGGCGCTGGATCTGGGGGCGGAAAGCACGCGCCCCGGGTCCCGCGGCGTCTCCCCCGAGGAGGAATGGGCCCGGCTGGAGCCGGTGCTGGCCCTGTTCGCCTCCGCCCTGCCCGGGATCCCCCTGAGCCTGGACACCCGCCACGCGGAGGTGGCGGCCCGGGGCCTGCGCCTGGGGGTGGCCATCATCAACGACGTGACCGGCTTCCAGGAGCCGGGGCTCCTCCACGTGGCCCGGAACAGCGACTGCGGCCTCATCGCCATGCGCAGCCGGCTCGCGGACGGCGCCCTGGCCATGCCCCCCTACGGCGGGGCCGGCGACGAATCCGCCGCCGGCGCCGTGTCCGAGCTGGCCAACGTCAAGGACCGCCTCCTGGGGGCCGGCGTGGAACCCGGGCGCATCCTCCTGGATCCCGGCTTCGGGTTCGGCACCACCTTCGGGGAGGACCTGGCCCTGTGGGAGGCCCTGCCGGCCCTGCCCGCGGCCCTGGACTGGCCCGTGGAGCGGTTCTGCATCGGCATCTCCCGGAAGCGGTTCCTGGCCTGGCGCGCGGGGAACCCCGGCCTGGCACCCCTGGCCCGGGACCCCCTGGGCGCCCGGGCCCACCTGGAGGCCGCCGCCCTGGGCTACCGGGTCTTCCGCACCCACGCCGTCACCCGGCCCGTGATCCGCCCCGCCCTCCCGGAGGACGCCCGGGCCCTGGCCCAGGTCCAGGTGGACGCCTGGAGGGCCACCTACCCCGGGATCCTGCCCGAATCCCTCCTGGCGGCCCTGTCCGTGGACACCAGCGCGGCGGCCTTCGCCCAGACCCTGGCGGAAGCCCGGCCCCGCTGGGCCATCCATGCCCTGGAGACCCGCGGCACCCTGGTGGGCTTCGCCGTGGCGGGGCCCTGCCGGGACGCGGACACGGCGGAGGCGGGGGAGATCCACGCCATCTACCTGGTGAAGGAGGCCTGGGGCCAGGGCCTGGGCCGCGCCCTCGCGGACCGGGCCCTGGAAGGCCTGCGCGAGGCGGGATTCCCGGAGGCCGTCCTCTGGGTCATGGAACGCAACACCCGGGCCCGGCACTTCTACGAACGCAACGGCTGGGAACCCACCGCCGCCAGGCGCACCGAATGGCAGGACGGCATCGCCCTCCGGCTGATGCGCTACCGACTGACCCTGGCACCGGCGGCCCCGGGGTTGTAG
- a CDS encoding amidohydrolase, which yields MRLPFRFPLALAWTVLASAQTSTPVRADLETLLPRLETLYQDLHRHPELSNRETRTASRMAEVLGEGGYEVARVGGGVVGVLRNGPGPVVLLRTELDALPVEERTGLAYASEAKGVMHACGHDAHMAVWAGTAWLLARHRDRWRGTVLMVGQPAEELGEGAQAMLKDGLLTRFPRPGFAIALHDSPDLPAGSVAYVAGYTMAAVNSGSLTLFGRGGHGARPEAAVDPVVLAARTVLALQTLVSREKDPLEPAVLTVGAINGGTKTNVIPDQVTLLMTVRSYDPKVQARLLAGIARVAKGEALAAGSPREPLLDLGETLPATWNDPDFTRRLAARLATELGADKVAPGRPDMVSEDFGAFGTAAGIPSALLRFGTVDPARYQAAKAAGTPLPSLHAPEFAPAMPGTLRTGVLALTFSALEALGRP from the coding sequence ATGCGCCTTCCCTTCCGGTTTCCCCTTGCCCTGGCCTGGACCGTCCTGGCCTCCGCTCAAACAAGCACTCCGGTGCGGGCGGATCTGGAGACCCTGCTGCCCCGGCTGGAAACCCTCTACCAGGACCTGCACCGCCATCCGGAACTGTCCAACCGGGAGACCCGCACCGCGTCCCGCATGGCCGAGGTGCTCGGGGAGGGGGGCTACGAGGTGGCCCGGGTGGGCGGGGGCGTCGTGGGGGTCCTGCGCAACGGCCCGGGGCCCGTGGTGCTGCTGCGCACGGAACTGGACGCCCTGCCCGTGGAGGAGCGGACGGGGCTGGCCTACGCCAGCGAGGCCAAGGGCGTCATGCACGCCTGCGGCCACGATGCGCACATGGCGGTGTGGGCGGGCACGGCGTGGCTCCTGGCCCGGCACCGGGACCGGTGGCGCGGGACCGTGCTCATGGTGGGCCAGCCCGCGGAGGAACTGGGGGAAGGCGCCCAGGCCATGCTCAAGGACGGCCTCCTCACCCGGTTCCCCCGGCCCGGCTTCGCCATCGCCCTGCACGATTCGCCGGACCTGCCCGCCGGCAGCGTGGCCTACGTGGCCGGCTACACCATGGCCGCGGTGAATTCCGGTTCCCTGACCCTCTTCGGCCGGGGCGGCCACGGCGCGCGGCCCGAGGCCGCCGTGGACCCCGTGGTCCTGGCGGCCCGCACCGTCCTGGCCCTCCAGACCCTGGTCTCCCGGGAGAAGGATCCCCTGGAGCCCGCGGTGCTCACCGTGGGCGCCATCAACGGCGGCACCAAGACCAACGTCATCCCCGACCAGGTCACCCTCCTCATGACCGTGCGCAGCTACGACCCCAAGGTGCAGGCCCGGCTCCTGGCGGGCATCGCGCGGGTGGCCAAGGGCGAGGCCCTGGCCGCAGGATCCCCCCGGGAGCCGCTCCTGGACCTGGGCGAGACCCTGCCCGCCACCTGGAACGACCCTGACTTCACCAGGCGGCTCGCGGCCCGGCTCGCGACGGAACTGGGCGCGGACAAGGTGGCGCCGGGACGCCCCGACATGGTCTCCGAGGATTTCGGCGCCTTCGGCACGGCGGCGGGAATCCCGTCGGCCCTGCTGCGGTTCGGCACGGTGGACCCGGCCCGGTACCAGGCCGCCAAGGCCGCGGGCACGCCCCTGCCCTCCCTCCACGCCCCGGAATTCGCCCCGGCCATGCCCGGAACCCTGCGCACCGGCGTGCTGGCCCTCACCTTTTCCGCCCTGGAGGCCCTGGGCAGGCCCTGA
- the bshC gene encoding bacillithiol biosynthesis protein BshC, translating into MEPSPCPRVATGQQIGAGWTPALSVVKALAALAEARRLGGQAVYWLADEDHDRLEVATTVGLREDRILPHRFRFAAPDNTATGWLPWTGDHQREAEALWGEVPLPGEPTLRGHALALGAPLWDRGLRPFSPTDPALRQPIQEELERWRSLGLERDLVAQAQRLEAAGVRFGLDPTQQSAWFSLDPRTGRRARLEPSEPCPRGRWLSPGAALRPLMQSLLLPGLEAVVLGPGERAYWQLTEPCWERVGLAKPRIISRPSVFLLPPGAALEAGDLEPLRKGRWEDFPGALDGAALPSAALAGTPDPRWDPALAGRFEKELDRARKRLERLDRRLRRDRAAAALGMDPERLRQRLFPLGRPQERVLPGILWLRQAGLLDRMLETLGGAPPLVLLEER; encoded by the coding sequence ATGGAACCCTCCCCCTGTCCCCGCGTCGCCACCGGCCAGCAGATCGGAGCTGGCTGGACTCCCGCCCTTTCGGTAGTGAAGGCCCTGGCCGCGCTGGCCGAGGCGCGAAGGCTGGGAGGCCAGGCCGTCTACTGGCTGGCCGACGAGGACCATGACCGTCTGGAAGTGGCCACCACCGTGGGTCTCCGGGAGGACCGCATCCTCCCCCACCGCTTCCGCTTCGCCGCCCCCGACAACACCGCCACGGGGTGGCTCCCCTGGACCGGGGACCACCAGCGGGAGGCCGAGGCCCTCTGGGGCGAGGTCCCCCTGCCCGGGGAACCCACCCTGCGGGGCCACGCCCTGGCCCTGGGCGCGCCCCTGTGGGACCGCGGCCTGCGCCCCTTCTCCCCCACGGACCCCGCCCTGCGCCAGCCCATCCAGGAGGAGCTGGAGCGCTGGCGGAGCCTGGGGCTGGAGCGGGACCTGGTGGCCCAGGCGCAGCGGCTGGAGGCCGCGGGCGTGCGGTTCGGCCTGGACCCCACGCAGCAGTCGGCCTGGTTCTCCCTGGATCCCCGCACCGGAAGGCGCGCGCGCCTGGAACCCTCGGAACCCTGCCCCCGGGGGCGCTGGCTGAGCCCGGGCGCCGCCCTGCGCCCCCTCATGCAGTCCCTTCTCCTGCCGGGCCTGGAGGCCGTGGTGCTGGGCCCCGGCGAGAGGGCCTACTGGCAGCTCACCGAGCCCTGCTGGGAGCGGGTGGGCCTGGCGAAGCCGCGCATCATCAGCCGGCCTTCGGTGTTCCTCCTGCCCCCGGGGGCGGCCCTGGAGGCCGGGGACCTGGAGCCGCTGCGCAAGGGCCGCTGGGAGGACTTCCCCGGCGCCCTGGACGGCGCGGCCCTGCCCAGCGCCGCCCTGGCCGGGACGCCGGACCCGCGCTGGGACCCGGCCCTCGCCGGCCGCTTCGAGAAAGAACTGGACCGCGCCCGCAAGCGGCTGGAGCGCCTGGACCGCAGGCTGCGCCGGGACCGGGCCGCCGCCGCCCTGGGCATGGACCCCGAGCGCCTGAGGCAGCGCCTCTTCCCCCTGGGCCGGCCCCAGGAGCGGGTCCTGCCCGGCATCCTGTGGCTGCGCCAGGCCGGACTTCTGGACAGAATGCTGGAAACGCTGGGCGGCGCGCCGCCCCTGGTCCTCCTGGAGGAACGATGA
- the bshB1 gene encoding bacillithiol biosynthesis deacetylase BshB1 — translation MNTLDLLVVGAHPDDGEVHVGGILALAARKGLSAAILDLTAGELGTRGDAATRHAEATEAARILGVRRIILDLPDARFEESEPHRIQVMTMIRSLRPSVLILPDPEDRHPDHRRAFRLVREAAYYSGLRNYPCPGEPWRPAAVAWVGGENPGRPDLVVDVSAVWEQRMAAFDAFGSQFTADPSGPPTRISDPAFRRGVEGRAMHWGSLIRATWAEALWTESPVPQALTQLLARL, via the coding sequence ATGAACACGCTGGATCTGCTGGTGGTGGGCGCCCACCCCGACGACGGGGAAGTGCACGTGGGCGGCATCCTGGCCCTGGCGGCCCGCAAGGGCCTGTCGGCGGCCATCCTCGACCTCACCGCGGGGGAGCTGGGCACCCGGGGCGACGCCGCCACGCGCCACGCGGAGGCCACGGAGGCCGCGCGCATCCTGGGCGTGCGGCGCATCATCCTGGACCTCCCCGACGCGCGGTTCGAGGAGAGCGAGCCCCACCGCATCCAGGTCATGACCATGATCCGCTCCCTGCGCCCGTCGGTGCTCATCCTGCCCGACCCCGAGGACCGCCACCCCGACCACAGGCGCGCCTTCCGGCTGGTGAGGGAGGCCGCGTACTATTCGGGCCTGCGCAACTACCCCTGCCCCGGCGAGCCCTGGCGCCCCGCGGCCGTGGCCTGGGTGGGCGGGGAGAACCCGGGGCGCCCGGACCTGGTGGTGGACGTCTCCGCCGTGTGGGAGCAGCGCATGGCGGCCTTCGACGCCTTCGGGAGCCAGTTCACGGCCGATCCCTCCGGGCCCCCCACGCGCATCTCCGACCCCGCCTTCCGGCGCGGGGTGGAGGGCCGTGCCATGCACTGGGGCTCGCTCATCCGCGCCACCTGGGCCGAGGCGCTCTGGACGGAGAGCCCCGTGCCCCAGGCCCTCACCCAGCTCCTGGCCAGGCTCTAG
- a CDS encoding type I glyceraldehyde-3-phosphate dehydrogenase, translated as MIAINGLGRIGRLAARRLALQRPHRLCALNDPADLETVVHLLRFDSIHGDDHPAVLGLRKGDWDFIVMEGKEYPLYHETDPARIPFGDHQARVVVEASGRFATREGAARHLRGPVRNVVISAPSPDADFTVIHPFNGHLLDPERHRVISNASCTAHATAPILDVLDKAFGLETASMSTVHVATNDQRLLDLPHKDLRRARAAFMSIIPTTSSAFGALRKALPHLPGGFDGWALRVPCLNVNLVDLTAVLRRPVTPAELNDAFDEASRVRLRGILAVSEGGLVSRDFTGREESVVMDPDLTRVVGGTLVKVCGWHDNELAYAARLCELVNRL; from the coding sequence ATGATCGCCATCAATGGACTCGGACGCATCGGAAGGCTGGCCGCGCGGCGTCTGGCCCTGCAGCGCCCCCACCGCCTCTGCGCCCTCAACGATCCCGCCGACCTGGAAACCGTGGTGCACCTCCTGCGCTTCGATTCCATCCACGGGGACGACCACCCAGCGGTGCTGGGCCTGCGCAAGGGCGACTGGGATTTCATCGTCATGGAGGGCAAGGAGTACCCCCTCTACCACGAGACCGACCCCGCCCGCATCCCCTTCGGGGACCACCAGGCCCGGGTAGTGGTGGAGGCCAGCGGCCGTTTCGCCACCCGGGAGGGCGCCGCCCGGCACCTGCGGGGCCCCGTGCGCAACGTGGTCATCTCCGCCCCCAGCCCCGACGCCGATTTCACGGTGATCCACCCCTTCAACGGCCACCTCCTGGACCCCGAGCGCCACCGGGTGATCTCCAACGCCAGCTGCACCGCCCACGCCACCGCCCCCATCCTGGACGTGCTGGACAAGGCCTTCGGCCTGGAGACCGCCAGCATGAGCACCGTGCACGTGGCCACCAACGACCAGCGCCTCCTGGACCTCCCCCACAAGGACCTGCGCCGGGCCCGGGCCGCCTTCATGAGCATCATCCCCACCACCAGCAGCGCCTTCGGCGCCCTGCGCAAGGCCCTGCCCCACCTGCCCGGGGGCTTCGACGGCTGGGCCCTCCGGGTGCCCTGCCTCAACGTGAACCTGGTGGACCTCACCGCCGTCCTGCGCCGCCCCGTCACCCCCGCCGAGCTGAACGACGCCTTCGACGAGGCCTCCCGGGTGCGCCTCCGGGGCATCCTGGCCGTGAGCGAGGGCGGCCTCGTGAGCCGCGATTTCACCGGCCGGGAGGAGAGCGTGGTCATGGACCCCGACCTCACCCGCGTGGTGGGCGGAACCCTGGTGAAAGTCTGCGGTTGGCACGACAACGAACTCGCCTACGCCGCCCGGCTTTGCGAGCTGGTGAATCGGCTGTAG